Within the Streptomyces sp. NBC_00353 genome, the region GCGGTGAGCGCGGCGGTCTGCGCGCGGTCTCGGATGTTGGGGCCGAAGAGGAGGACCGAGCCGAGTCCGCCGGCCAGCCGGCGGCGGATCCACTCGGGGGCGGTGGTGCCACGGAAGCCGGGCTGCAGCACCCGGTCGGCGAGGGCGAGGAGTTCACCGTCGGCCCGGGTGGGACGGGGGGAGTCGGTGGGTGGCATGGCGGTTCCTCTCGGGCTGGGCGGTCGGTTGCTCGGGACGGCCCGGGCGGTCGGGGCCACCGAGAGGTCAGACGTCCTTGCTGTACGTCCAGAAGACCCGGCCGAGCTGTGCGTCGACGGCGCGGGCATAGAAGTGGATGGGGGCGGTCCAGCCGATCTCCGCCTCGTCGAGTCCGGAGGCGCGCTGGTCTGCGAGGCAGCGGCGGAGCAGTACGGTGCCGACGCCGAGGCCGCGTTCCGAGGATTCGGTGCCCATCGGGCCGAACCAGGATCGGCGGTTGACGCCGTGGCAGGCGAAGCCGACGTAGATGGGGCCCTCGGCACCTTCGCGGACGGCGACATGGCCGCGCGGAGGTGAGTAGGTCAGGGCGCGAGCCGCTTCGCCGTCCCAGGAGCCGCCCCACTGGTTCATCCAGGCGAGGAACGGCTTCTCGTCCGCGGGCGTGAGGCGGCGGATCTGCACCCCGGCAGCGGCCAGTCGCGCCTCGTCCTCGGCGGTGCCGAGCGGGGCGGTGCGCAGGTCGACGCTCAGGTTGAGGCCCTCGGGACCCCGGGTGTAGCCACTGGATTCGGCCAGGCAGACGGCGCGGGTGTAGCGGATGTCGATGCCGGGCCAGGCGTAGTAGGGAGGCCTGCCGCGGATCATCAGCCGGCCGGCCCCGGCGGCGACGAGGAGTTCCTCCGCGCGGGTGAGCAGAGCGCGGCCGATTCCGCGGCTCTGTGCCCCGGGGAGTACGGCGAGGAGGTCGATGTGCCCCGTGGCGGGGGCACTCGCGGTGGCGGGGCGGAGTGCGGCGAGGGCGACGCCTACCGGCTCGCCCTCGTCCTCGGCGAGGATCCGCAGCTGCGGGAGGTCCGCAGTCTGCCCCCACAGCAGATCGAACACGTCCTCGGCGTCGCTGTCGTGAACAAGGGCTGCGCGGGTGAGGGTTCGCAGGGCGGGCAGGTCGTGCTCGGTCGCGGTGCGTGCCGCCGGAAGGTTCGTCATGCCTGCTCCACCTCTAGGTAGTTCCGGGGACACCGGATTGTAAGTGAATGACATCGGGGCTCGGTATTGCGGTGGAAATTTACCAGCGGGATGATCGGGATGTCAGCCCCCGTACCCCATCGGAAAGCAGGCCGTGATGAACGTCCGCGAAGATCCCGCAAGTCCCCCCGATCCAGCAGACCTCGTCAGGAACGCGGTGGAGCAGGGTGTCGTGCCCGGAGCCGTCCTGATCAGCGGTCGCGGTGCGCACGGCCCCGTCCGTACCGCCGCGTTCGGCACCACCGCCGACGGTCCGTCGGGGCGCCCGGTCACTGCGGACACGGTCTTCGACCTGGCATCCCTCACCAAGGTGGTGGCCACCACGCCCGCCGTGCTGCGGCTCGCCGACACCGGGGCGCTGCGACTGGACGACCCGGTGCGCCACCACCTGCCGGGCTTCGCGGGGGCCGGCAAGAGTGAGGTGACGATCCGTCACCTCCTGTCGCACTCCTCCGGGCTGCCTCCGCACCGGGACTACTGGCAGCTTCCCGGCGGCCCCGCCGACCGGCTCGCCGCCGTCCTCGCAGAGCCTCTCGACCACCTTCCCGGCACCGTCGTCAACTACTCCGACCTGGGGTTCATCCTGCTCGGCGAGATCGTCGCCAAGGTGGCCGGAGAGCCGCTCGACACCGCCGTACGGGAGCTGGTGCTCGACCCGCTGGGCCTGACCACCACCCGCTACCTGCCGCCCGCGGACTGGCGGGCGGTCACCGCCGCGACCGAGGCACCGCCCGGCGGAGAGCCCAAGCGGGGCGTGGTGCACGACGAGAACGCCGAGAGCCTGGGCGGTGTGGCCGGCCATGCCGGGCTGTTCGGGACTGCGCCGGACCTCGCGCACTACCTTCGCGCCTGCTGGCTGGCCGACGAGTCGCCGCTGTCGGCCCGCACCCGCTCCGAGGCGCTCAGCCTGCAGACCGTGGGGCTGGACGGCGCGCGGGGGCTGGGCTGGACGTTGCCCGGCGACACCTGGGACCACATGTCCCCGCACTGGCCCACGACCGGCGCCGGGCACACCGGCTTCACCGGTACCAGCCTGGCGCTCGACCCGGTCACCGGGATCTGGGTGGTGCTGCTGACCAACGCCGTGCACTACGGACGCGGGGCGCGGGCGAAGGAGTTGCGACGTGCTGTGCACGCTGCCGTGGCGGCCCGCGCCGAGCCCGTGGGCGGCTGAGCGCCAAGTGGTGCATCGAGGCCCCGAATCGTACATATCCCGGATACCCAGCGACGCGTACCCCAACGAACCCGTAGGATTCCCACATGGCTGCCCCACGTGACCGACAGCGCGGAGGCGGCGACGCCCCCCGGCGCTCCGCAGCACCCACCGCAGAGCGCGCGACGCCGCCACAGACGGTGCTGGTGCAGATCCGGGCCCTGCTGCCTTCTCTGCCACCCTCCGAGCGGCGGGTCGCCGAAGCCGCGATCGCCGATCCGGTCGGGGTCGCAGGGAAGACCATCAGCGAACTCGCCGCGGAATGCAGCACCTCCGAGACCACCGTCGTCCGGTTCTGCCGGGCCGTGGGCCTCAAGGGCTACCCCGACCTGCGGATCAAACTGGCCTCGGCGGCCGGCAGCGAGGACAGCGGCCCCGCCTGGTCCAGTGCCGGCAGCGACATCGGGCCCGGCGACTCGCTGGCCGACGTGGTCGGCAAACTGGGCTTCGCCGACGCCCGCGCGGTCGAGGACACCATTGCCCAACTCGACCTCAACGTCCTGCAGCGGGCGATCGACGAAGTGGTCGGGGCGAGTGCGGTGGATCTGTACGGCGTCGGCGCGAGCGCGCTGATCGCGCTCGACTTCCAGCAGAAGCTGCACCGCATCGGGCGCCGGGCGTCCGCCTGGCCGGACCCCGACGGTGCGCTCACCTCCGCGGCGCTGCTCGGCCGGGGGGACCTGGCGATCGGCATCTCGCACACCGGCGCCACCACCGACACCGTGGCAGCGCTGGGCGAGGCCTGGGACAACGGTGCCACGACCATCGCCATCACCAACTTCCCGCGCTCGCCGATCGCCGAGGTGGCCGACCACGTGCTGACCACCGCCGGGCGTGAGACCACCTTCCGGTCCGGCGCGATGTCCAGCCGGATCGCCGCGCTGACGCTGGTGGACTGCCTGTTCGTCGGGGTGGCCCAGCGCAACTACAGCCGCACGACACGCGCGTTGGAGCGCACGTACACGGCGGTGCACCGGCGGCGATCCCCGCAGTGACCGGTCTCCGGTGACAAGGATGCCCCGCGACCCGGTGGGTCACGGGGCATCCTTGTCAGCCCTCAGACGAGGGTGCGCAGGGCCGCGCGGACGCTCCCGCCGGCGGCCTCCAGCGCCTCGCGCGCCTGCTGCGGGGAGCAGTCGGCGAGCAGGCCGACCAGAGCCGTCTTCAACTCCCCTCCCGAGGCGGCAAGGGCAGCACCGCAGCGGTCCTCGTCGAGCCCGGTCGCCTCCACCACGATGTTGAGGACCCGGCCGCGCAACTTGTCGTTGCTGGCGGCCACATCGACCATGAGGTTCGAGTACGTACGACCCTGCGCCACCATCACTGCCGTGGACAGGTTGTTGAGCACCATCTTGTGCGCGGTGGCGGCCTTCAGGCGGGTGGAGCCCGCGATCGCCTCCGGGCCGGTGTCCACCCCCAGGTGGATGTCCACCTGATCCGCCAGCTCGGCCCCGGGGTTGGCGCTGACCAGCGCGGTGAAGGCGCCCGCCGCCCGAGCGGCGCGCAGGGCTCCGCCGACGTAGGGAGTGCGGCCGCTGGCGGCAATGCCGACAGCGATGTCACCCGGCCCCACCTCGGCAGCATCGGCCGCCCCGGCGGACTCCTGGTCCTCGACGCCCTCCACCGGTTCGACCAGTGCGCGCAGTCCGCCCGCGTGATGGGCGACCACGATGCCGGGCGGGAGGCTGAAGGTCGGGATCAGTTCGGCGGCGTCCATCACGGCGAGGCGGCCCGATGTGCCCGCGCCGAAGTAGTGCAGCCGGCCACCCGCCCGGACCCGGCGCGCCGTCTCGTCCACCAGCCGGGCCATGTCGGGCAGCACTGCGGCGACTGCCTCGGCCGGGATCCGGTCCTCGGCGTTGAGCAGACGCAGCACCTCCAGGGTGGACACGTCGTCGATGTCGCGGGTGCGGGGGTTACGGCGTTCGGTGGGGGCGTCGATTCGTACCGGAAGCTGCGGGTGCATCGCGGTTTCCTCTCGGTGGGAGGGCGGGGCGGACGAGCGCGCGTAACTTTGCCACATGGATTGACGGTTGAGCGTAAGTTTCCGCCCGAGTGCGTGGTGGCGTTGTCGACCCATCGCCGCGATTCGGGCGATCTCGGGCCTCACGTGCGGCGGTAAATTACGAACTGGATTCAGCCAACGCAACTCATTGACATACCCATGGCGCCGCTCCTACGGTCTGCACACCCCCCAGACCTTGTCCCACACTCCACTTCTGCCTGCCGATCGGAGACCACGCGCTATGGTCCGGTTCAAGCACTTCGTCGCAGCGTCCGCCGCCCTCGCGACCCTCGGTACCCTCGCCGCGTGCGCACCGGATTCCGGTGCGAAGAACGGCGCCAACGGCGGTGGCGTCTTCACCACGGTCGACGCGAACAACCCGATCACCCCGGGCGCGCCGATGAACCCGTACAGCCCGAACGGAAACACGTTCCTCAGCTACAACTCGATGCGCCTCGGGTTCGAGAAGAAGAACCCGATGGATGCGAACGACGCCTTCCCGGGCCTCGCCAAGAGCTGGGAGATCAAGGGCGACACGCTGGTCGCGCACATGCAGCCCGACGCCAAGTGGTCCGACGGCAAGCCGGTCACCGTCGAGGACATCAAGATGTCCATGGCCATCGCGCTCACCCAGGGCACCGCGTCGGTCGGCTCGGGCCAGCTGAGTGAGGGCCTCAACGTCGCCTCCGTGACCGCCGTCGGCAAGCACGACATCGAGTTCAAGCAGGCCGCCGGAACCAACAACGCGAACTTCGCGAAGCAGATCCTGGGCCAGTCCATCGTCCCCAAGTCGGTCTACGGCCACCTCGTGCCGGCCGACATCTGGGACACCATCGCCGCAAGCCAGCAGGTGGACGCGGCCCAGGCGAAAGCCGCCCAGGCCGCCGTCGACAAGCTCAACGAGACCGGCAAGGCCATCGCGGCCTTCGCGCCGAAGAAGGACGTCTCGGCCGGCCCGTTCGTGGTCAAGCGTGTCAACCCCGGCTCGGCCATCCTCGTCCGCAACAAGTACTTCTACGACCTCGGCAAGATCGCTCCGAGCCAGGTGGTCATCCGCCACTACTCCGGCAACGAGCAGATCTGGGGCTTCATGAAGAACGGTGACCTGGACGCCGCGCCCTTCACCGCCATCCCCACGAACGTCCTGAACCAGATCCTGGCCAAGGGCTACAAGCGCGCCGACGGCACCTCCTACGTCAACGCCTCCATCGCCTTCAACCAGAGCAAGGCACCGTACGACAAGAAGGAGGTGCGCCAGGCCCTGGCGTACATCCTCGACCGCGAGGCCATCACCAAGGTGGGCCAGCCGGTCGGCGGCATGGCCTCCACCGCTCCCGCCGGCATGATCCGCAAGTCGACCGAGCAGTGGCTGGGCGCCGACGAGGTCGGAAAGCTCAACCCGTACGCCCACGACGAGGCGAAGGCCACCGAGCTGCTGAAGGGCGCAGGCCTGAAGCAGAAGGGCGGCAAGTGGTACTTGGCGAACGGCAAGCAGTGGAAGATCACGCTGCAGACCGTCAACGGCTTCAGTGACTGGATCGCCGCCTCCACCGTCGTCGCCAACGAGCTCACCGCCTTCGGCATCGAGACCAAGCCGGCCCTCTCCGCCGACTTCGGCGCGTACCAGACGGACATGGCCGCCGAGAAGTTCGACGTCGGCTGGTGGCTGACCGCCGTCGGCGCCGACCCGCGCCAGAACTTCCAGCGCCTGTACGGCGAGAGCGACGGCTTCGTCGCCAACGGCGACAAGGTCACCCACACCGAGAAGAAGGGTGACGGCAACTGGATGCACGGCGACGAGACCTTCACCGTCGACGGGCAGTCCATCAACCCCGGTCAGCTCACGGCCAGCCTCGCCGGCCTCGACACCGAGGCCAAGAAGCCGGTCATCACACAGCTGGTCAAGGCCACCAACCAGGAAGTTCCCGTCATCCCGATGTGGGACTACACCAACGTGAAGTTCACCTACGACAAGAACTTCACCAACTGGCCGAAGAACGGGCAGGACGCGATCCTCGCCAACCAGCCCGGCGTGTGGATGATGCAGGGCTACATCCAGGCCAAGGGCAAGTGATCCAGGCCGGGTAACCACACCGAGCAACTACCGCACGGCGCACCACCGCGGGGCGGCAGCCGCACCAGGCCGTCGCCCCGCTCGCGCGCTGATCTACAACTACCCCCTACGACAAGGAAGGAGGTGCAGGAACGTGAAGGGACTGGCGCGCACCGTCGCGATCCGACTGGTCGGCGGCGCGGTTATGGTCTGGATCGTAGCCACGTTTACGTTCTTCCTCGTCCACGCCCTGCCCGGCAAACCGGGCGACGTGGCGTACGAGAAGTACGTCGCCATGGGAATGAACTCCCAGGAGGCCAAGGCCAAGGCTTCGATCATCTACGGGTACACCTCGCAGGACCCGCTGTTCACGCAGTACACGCACTACATCAGCGACCTGCTCCACGGTCACCTCGGGATCTCGATCTCCTACAGCGGAGTGCCGGTCGCGGATGTCATCGGCGACGCCCTGCCGTGGACAGTCATCCCCATCCTGAGCGGCCTGCTGATCAGCTTCTGCATCGGTGTCAGCAGTGGTGTGGTCGCGGCGGTGAAGCGGTCATCCCGTCTGGGCAGCGGGCTGAGCCTGGCCGCCTCGATGATCGCAGGCATCCCGTCGTTCGTGATCGCGATCCTGCTCATCACCGTCTTCTACACCAACATGGGGGCCTTGCCGTACGGCGGCACCGTCTCCGAGACGCTCCTGGTGGACCCCGGATGGAACGTCGAGTACGTGTCGTCGGTCGCGTACCACGCGATCCTCCCGGTCGCCACGTACGTCCTCATCTCCTACGGCGGCTGGATGCTCAGCATGCGCTCCAGCGTGGTCTCCGTCCTCGGTGACGACTTCATCCTCGCTTCCGAGCTGCGCGGCATCACCCCCAGCACCCGGATGCGTTACATCGGCCGCAACGCGATCCTGCCGCTGTTCACCACCCTCGCCCTCTCGTTCGGCACCTTGTTCGGCGGAGCGATCCTGATCGAGGCCACCTTCAACTACCCCGGCGTCGGGCAACTGCTGCTGAACAGCATCGGCAAGCGCGACTACCCCCTGATGACCGGTGCCTTCCTGCTGATCACCACCGCGGTGGTGCTTGCGAACATCGTCGCGGACCTCCTCTACTCCGTGATCGACCCCCGAGTGAGGCGCTGACCATGACCACCGCGACGCTCACCAAGCCGCCCCGTCCGGCTGATGCCCCCTCGGCGAGGCGTTCCCGCTGGACCGGCATCCGGCGCGTCCTCACGCGCAAGCCCGGCCGGATCATCGGCCTGTCCATCCTGGTGTTCTTCGTCCTGATGGGCACCTTCGGCCCGATGGTCTACGGCGACCAGCTCGCCATCGACCCGGACGCGATCTATCAGTCGCCGAGCGCAGAGCACTGGCTCGGAACCGACTTCGCCGGTTCCGACGTGCTCCAGGCCACTGTCGTCGGCAGCCGCTATGTACTGCTCACCTGCTCCCTCGCCGCCCTGTTCGCCTCGACGATCGGCACCACCGTCGGGCTCCTGGCCGGCTTCCACCGCGGCTTGTCCGACTCCGCGCTGATGCGCGTCACCGACTTCGTGCTCACGGTCCCCGGCCTGCCGCTGCTCGTCGTGCTCACCACCATGTGGAAGTTCGACAGCCCGCTGGAGATGGGCTTCGTGCTCGGCGTCGTCGGCTGGGGCGGCATCGCCCGTGCCGTCCGCTCCCAGGCGCTGAGCCTGCGCGAGCGCGGCTTCCTGGAGGCCGCACGTGGCCTCGGGCTGCCCAGCCGGCACATCATCGTGCGCGAACTCCTGCCGAACATCGCCCCGTACGTGGCGATGCACCTGCTCCTGTCGGTCATCGGCTTCGTCGAGGCCCAGGTCGGGCTGTTCTTCCTCGGCATCGTGCCGTTCACCAGCACCAACTGGGGCGTGATGATCAACCAGGCGGTGTTCTCCGGAGGAGCGCTGCAGAGCCCCGAGGCAATCTTCTACCTGCTGGCCCCGCTCACCTGCATCCTGCTCCTGATCATGGGCGTGGTGCTGTTCCTGGACGCGATCGACGAGCTCTTCAACCCGCGACTGAGGGAGCGCTGATGACCACGCCGACGAAGAAGGCCGCGCCCGAGGCCAGGGAGGCCGAGGTCCGCGTACGCGACCTCAGTGTCCACTACCGCATCAACGGCACGGAGTACCCGGCTGTCGCGAACGCCTCCCTCGACCTGCGCCGCGGTGAGATCACCGGTCTGGTGGGGGAGTCCGGTTCAGGCAAGTCGACCCTGGCCCTGTCCCTGATGAACGCCGTGCCCGAGCCGGGCCGGATCGCAGGCGGCGCCATCCACGTCGACGGTATCGGTGACGTGACGGCGCTCAGCGCCAAGGCGATGCGGACGGTACGGGGCTCGGCGCTCGGCTACGTCTTCCAGGCGTCGCAGAACTCCATGAACCCGCTGAAGACCATCGGCAAGCAGATCCTGGACCTGGGCCGCTCGCACGACGTCGAGGACCTTCCGGGCCTGCTCTCCCGCGCCAAGCAGCTCGCCGAGCGGATGGGCCTGGACGGCAACCGCGTTCTGGACTCCTATCAGCACGAGCTGTCCGGCGGCATGCGCCAGCGCCTCGGCATCGTCTTCGCTCTCGTTCTGAACGCCAAGGTCCTCATCCTGGACGAGCCGACCACGGCTCTGGACGTACTGTCCCAGTCCGCGGTGCTGAAGATCATTCGCCAGGTGCACGAGGAGAACAACCTCAGCACCCTCATCGTCACCCACGACATGGGCGTGGTCTCGGAGCTCGCCGACAACCTGGCCGTGATGTACGGCGGCCGGATCGTCGAGCACGGCCCGATGCTGGATCTCCTCCGCAACCCCACCCACCCCTACACCAAGGCTCTGATCGGCGCCACGGCACGCATCGTCGGCGACCCGGCCGCAGCCCGCGCCCTGCCGGGCCGCCCGCCGGACCTCACCACCATCCCGAAGGCGGGTTGCGTGTTCCGCGACCGCTGCGCCTTCAAGATGGACATCTGCGCCGAGGACGAGCCGCAGCTCGCGGAGCACTCGGCCGGCCACCAGCGGGCGTGCCACGCGGACGCCGCCGTGGTCAGCCCCACCACCTCGAAGGGAGACGCGTCGTGATCGAGGCGCGCGGCATCACCCGCACCTACCACTCCCGCGGGGCCTTCACCGGCGAGCGCACGGTCTACGCCCTGCGCGGCGTCGACTTCACGCTCCCCAAGGGCGGTGCCGTCGCCTTCATCGGCGAATCGGGCTGCGGCAAGACGACGCTGGGCAAGATCCTCACCGGGATCGAGACCTTCGACGGGGGCGAGCTCGTGGTCGACGGCGTGGAGCTCTCCAAGCTCTCGCCGCGCAAGCGTGCCCCGTACTTCCGCCGCATCCAGATGATCCACCAGGACCCGTACTCCGCCCTGAACCCCACCCGCACGATCGAGCAGATCCTGGGCGACCCGCTGCGGATGCGCGCGAAGGAGACGGGCGGCGCCGCTTCGGCGTCCGGTGTGCGGGCACGGGCCTCGGAACTCCTGGAACTGGTGGGTCTGGAGCCGGACGGGGTCCTCCCCAAGTACCCGCACCAGCTCTCGGGCGGTCAGCGCCAGCGTGTGGTCATCGCCCGCGCGCTCACCGTCGACCCCGAGGTGCTCATCGCCGACGAGGCCGTTTCGATGATCGACGTCTCGATGCGCCTGGGTATCCTCGCCCTCCTCCACGACCTGCGCGAACGCCTGGGTATCTCGCTGGTCTTCATCACCCACGACGTGGCGACGGCACGGTACGTCGGCGAGGGCGCCGAGCTGCACGTCATCTACCGCGGTCAGGTCATCGAAAGTGGCCTCACCGACGACGTCATCCAAGGGCCCGTCCACCCCTACACGCAGTGTCTGCTGTCGGCGATCCCGATCATGCGGGGTCTGGAGGAGCCCGGCCCCGACCGGCTGGCGCCACTGGCCCCGCTGGACGAGAAAGTGGCCACGGACGGCTGCCTGTTCGCACCCCGCTGCCCGTTCGCCACCGAGCGCTGCACGGCCGAACGGCCCGTCCTCGAAGCGGTGGGGGAGTCCGGGCAGCACCACGCCTGCTTCCACCCCACGGTGCGGCACGTGGTCGGTGTGGAGATCGAGCCGGCTGCCGTCTGACCTCTCGCCCCCCGGCATCGGGCGGGCCCGCTCCTTCCCTGGGTGCGGGCCCGCCCGCACCCGTGTTCAGAAAGGAACCCTGTGAGAGTCCTGGGACTCAGCTCCGGCACCTCGCACGACGCGATCGACGCGGCCGTCGTCGAATTCCGCCTCGACGGCGACACCTTGCACGGCACCCTCGTCCACGCGGCTGCACACCCCTACCCGGCCGATCTGCGCGCCGAGATCCTGGAAGCGCTGCCTCCGAGGGATGTGACGCTGGCCGCGGTGTGCCGCCTGGACACCCTCATCGGGCAGTCCTTCGCCGACACCGCGGCGGCGACAGTGGCCGCGGCAGGGCCGGTCGACCTGGTGTGCTCGCACGGCCAGACCCTCTACCACTGGGTGGACGACGGGACCGTGCGCGGCACCCTGCAACTCGGCCAGCCCGCCTGGATCGCCGAGCGCCTGGGCGTGCCGGTGGTGTCCGACGTACGCACCGCGGACGTGGCGGCGGGCGGCCAGGGCGCGCCCCTGGTGTCGCTCCTGGACACGCTGCTGCTCAGCGGACTGCCAGGTCCGGCGGGGGCGCTGAACCTCGGTGGGATCGCCAATCTGACATCAGTCGGCCACGGCGCGCCGGTCGCCTTCGACACCGGTCCCGCAAACGCCCTGATGGACGCGGCCGCGCTGGCCGGGACCGGCCGGCCGTACGACGAGGACGGCCGGCTCGCCGCCGCCGGACGGGTGGACCCGGCGCTGCTCGCCGCTCTGCTCGCCGAACCGTACTACCGGCGCGAGCCGCCGAAGAGCACCGGCAAGGAGCTCTTCCACGCCGACTACCTGGCCGGGCACCTGGCCGGACGTCCCCCGCTCCCGGTCGAGGACCTCCTGGCCACCCTGGCCGAACTGACCGCACGCACGGTTGCGGACGCGGTACGGGAGCGAGGCCTGCGGACCCTCGTGATGTCCGGCGGCGGCGCGGACAACCCGGTGCTGACCGAGCGGATCGGGGCACTGCTGCCGGGGGTCGAGCTGCTGCGCTCCGACGCGCTGGGACTGCCCTCGGCCGCCAAGGAGGCGGTGGCTTTCGCGTTGCTCGGCTGGTTCACCGCGCACGGCCTGCCGGGGACGCTGCCCAGCTGCACCGGGGCGACAGGCGGACGGCTGCTGGGCCGGATCACCCCGGGCCACGGGCCGCTGCGGCTGCCGGAGCCGTTGACCGGGGCTCCGGCGGCCGCCCGCTTCAGCTGCTGACTTCGCCTTGGTGCCTGCCGGGCCCGGAGAGCGAACGAACCGTCCGGGTGGCCGAACCGCGACGCTCCTGCGGGCACGGGAGGCTGCTCAGCCCCGCGCCCCCGGCGCTGCTCCGCTGGTGTCCGAGAGGTCGACATGGATGCGCATCGCATGCCCGTACAGCTCCGCCTCGGCGCGCAGTGAGGCGCTCACGCTGGACGCATGGCGGAAGCCGTGTCCCTCGCCCTCGAAGAGCAAGTAGCGGTGCCACAGCCCGCGTCGGGCCACTGCGTCGACGATGCGTTCGGCCTGGTCGGGGCGGCAGATGAAGTCGTCCGCTCCCTGCAGCATCACCAGCGGGCGGGTGATCTGCCCGGCCTTGCGGATCGGCGACACCCGGTCGAACCGCTCCTGGTCCTCGGGCAACTTCCCGACCAGATACTCCATATAGCGGGACTCGAAGTCATGGGTCTGTCCGTAGATCCAGGTCTCCGGGTCACTGATGGGGTAGTACACCGCACCGCAGCAGAAGGTGTCGGTCGACGTCAGCGCCGCGAGTGTCGTCCAGCCACCCGCCGAGCCGCCACGGATCGCGGTGCGCGAAGGGTCCGCGAGCCCGGCGGAGGCCAGTTCCGAGGCCACCGTCACCGAGTCCTCGACGTCGGTGACACCCCAGGTGTGCCGAAGCCGGTCCCGGTATGCGCGGCCGTAGCCGGTGGAGCCGCCGTAGTCGACGGCGGCGACGGCGAAGCCCCGGCTGCAGAAGAGCGAGAACTCCGCATCGGGGGCGGCGCCGTTGGAGTTGGTGGGCCCGCCGTGGATGTGGATCAGCAGCGGCGGCGCCTCGCCTGCCGGGCCGGTGCAGTCCGGGCTGGTGGGCGGGTAGTAGACGTACTGCACCTCGCCGCCGTCCGCGGCCTTGGCGACCCGCCGCTCCGGCACTGCCCGCCAGGCGTCGTACGTGGTGTCGCGCTCACCGTTGCAGCGCACCGGAGCGCTGCCGTCGAACGGCACCCGCAGCACGGCGCGGCCGAGCGTGGGGGAGGCCGCCAGCAGTACGGCGGCGTGGTCGTCGGCCCACAGGTCGGAGCCGAATTCCGTCCAGTCGGGCGCCAGATCGCGCAGCGTGCCGTCGGCGGGATCCCACAGTGCGAGCCGCTGCTCACCGACGCCGTGCCGCAGCACAACTCCGGCTGAGGTGGCCGCGAACCAGCTCGCGCCGACCCGCCACAGGGCACCCGCGCACTCCCGCTCCATGGGCAGTACGCACTCGGCGTGCCAGCTCCCGTCGGACGCCCGGGTGATCCGGAAGAGGTTCGCCCAGCCGTCCGGGTCCGCCATCGCGTACAGCGTGCCGTCGGGCGCCCAAGCGGCCTGCGGTACGGACACCGCACCGCCGCCCAGCACCCGCACCGGCTCGCCCGCGACGCCGTCCACCAGCGGCGCGACCATCAACTCGGTGGTCTCCCACGGCATCTGCGGGTGGTCCCAGCCGAGCCACACCAGGTGCCGTCCGTCCGGGCTGATCCGCGGGGTGGA harbors:
- a CDS encoding ABC transporter permease, translating into MTTATLTKPPRPADAPSARRSRWTGIRRVLTRKPGRIIGLSILVFFVLMGTFGPMVYGDQLAIDPDAIYQSPSAEHWLGTDFAGSDVLQATVVGSRYVLLTCSLAALFASTIGTTVGLLAGFHRGLSDSALMRVTDFVLTVPGLPLLVVLTTMWKFDSPLEMGFVLGVVGWGGIARAVRSQALSLRERGFLEAARGLGLPSRHIIVRELLPNIAPYVAMHLLLSVIGFVEAQVGLFFLGIVPFTSTNWGVMINQAVFSGGALQSPEAIFYLLAPLTCILLLIMGVVLFLDAIDELFNPRLRER
- a CDS encoding ABC transporter ATP-binding protein, whose protein sequence is MTTPTKKAAPEAREAEVRVRDLSVHYRINGTEYPAVANASLDLRRGEITGLVGESGSGKSTLALSLMNAVPEPGRIAGGAIHVDGIGDVTALSAKAMRTVRGSALGYVFQASQNSMNPLKTIGKQILDLGRSHDVEDLPGLLSRAKQLAERMGLDGNRVLDSYQHELSGGMRQRLGIVFALVLNAKVLILDEPTTALDVLSQSAVLKIIRQVHEENNLSTLIVTHDMGVVSELADNLAVMYGGRIVEHGPMLDLLRNPTHPYTKALIGATARIVGDPAAARALPGRPPDLTTIPKAGCVFRDRCAFKMDICAEDEPQLAEHSAGHQRACHADAAVVSPTTSKGDAS
- a CDS encoding ABC transporter ATP-binding protein; the protein is MIEARGITRTYHSRGAFTGERTVYALRGVDFTLPKGGAVAFIGESGCGKTTLGKILTGIETFDGGELVVDGVELSKLSPRKRAPYFRRIQMIHQDPYSALNPTRTIEQILGDPLRMRAKETGGAASASGVRARASELLELVGLEPDGVLPKYPHQLSGGQRQRVVIARALTVDPEVLIADEAVSMIDVSMRLGILALLHDLRERLGISLVFITHDVATARYVGEGAELHVIYRGQVIESGLTDDVIQGPVHPYTQCLLSAIPIMRGLEEPGPDRLAPLAPLDEKVATDGCLFAPRCPFATERCTAERPVLEAVGESGQHHACFHPTVRHVVGVEIEPAAV
- a CDS encoding anhydro-N-acetylmuramic acid kinase; amino-acid sequence: MRVLGLSSGTSHDAIDAAVVEFRLDGDTLHGTLVHAAAHPYPADLRAEILEALPPRDVTLAAVCRLDTLIGQSFADTAAATVAAAGPVDLVCSHGQTLYHWVDDGTVRGTLQLGQPAWIAERLGVPVVSDVRTADVAAGGQGAPLVSLLDTLLLSGLPGPAGALNLGGIANLTSVGHGAPVAFDTGPANALMDAAALAGTGRPYDEDGRLAAAGRVDPALLAALLAEPYYRREPPKSTGKELFHADYLAGHLAGRPPLPVEDLLATLAELTARTVADAVRERGLRTLVMSGGGADNPVLTERIGALLPGVELLRSDALGLPSAAKEAVAFALLGWFTAHGLPGTLPSCTGATGGRLLGRITPGHGPLRLPEPLTGAPAAARFSC
- a CDS encoding S9 family peptidase, which gives rise to MTERRVLPYGEWPSPLTAGSAAAGSGATNWPSGVGEETWWCANDPATATVRLLRTRPGHAPEPVLPAGVSVRNRSLGYGGRPYTVRPGSDGGAHLLVFTDHRDQRLYAAGTAPLGAGVASTPVPLTPADPPEYETCWADPVFAPGGTEVWLVREVTQAAREPGEDPAPRTRRDIVAVPLDGSAATAPDRLRVVGRSHHFLSTPRISPDGRHLVWLGWDHPQMPWETTELMVAPLVDGVAGEPVRVLGGGAVSVPQAAWAPDGTLYAMADPDGWANLFRITRASDGSWHAECVLPMERECAGALWRVGASWFAATSAGVVLRHGVGEQRLALWDPADGTLRDLAPDWTEFGSDLWADDHAAVLLAASPTLGRAVLRVPFDGSAPVRCNGERDTTYDAWRAVPERRVAKAADGGEVQYVYYPPTSPDCTGPAGEAPPLLIHIHGGPTNSNGAAPDAEFSLFCSRGFAVAAVDYGGSTGYGRAYRDRLRHTWGVTDVEDSVTVASELASAGLADPSRTAIRGGSAGGWTTLAALTSTDTFCCGAVYYPISDPETWIYGQTHDFESRYMEYLVGKLPEDQERFDRVSPIRKAGQITRPLVMLQGADDFICRPDQAERIVDAVARRGLWHRYLLFEGEGHGFRHASSVSASLRAEAELYGHAMRIHVDLSDTSGAAPGARG